From the genome of Desmodus rotundus isolate HL8 chromosome 2, HLdesRot8A.1, whole genome shotgun sequence, one region includes:
- the SLC16A14 gene encoding monocarboxylate transporter 14 isoform X1 yields the protein MYTSHEDIGYDFEDDPKDKKTLKPHPNIDGGWAWMMVLSSFFVHILIMGSQMALGVLNVEWLEEFHQSRGLTAWVSSLSMGITLIVGPFIGLFINTCGCRLTAIIGGLVNSLGWVLSAYAANVHYLFITFGVTAGFGSGMAYLPAVVMVGRYFQKRRALAQGLSTTGTGFGTFLMTVLLKYLCAEYGWRNAMFIQGAVSLNLCVCGALMRPLSPEKDGKDPAGRDPQVLAAHSTESVTTGGQRGGVNEKEGNPGPQETLGELADQVCQEEAGHRKNMCAFRVLKTVSQLTMRVRKGFQDWYSGYFGAASLFTNRVFVAFIFWALFAYSSFVIPFIHLPEIVNLYNLSEQNDVFPLTSIIAIVHIFGKVILGIVADSPCISVWNVFLMANFTLVLSIFILPLMHTYAGLAVVCALIGFSSGYFSLMPVVTEDLVGIEHLANAYGIIICANGISALLGPPFAGWIYDITQKYDFSFYICGLLYLVGIFFLLIQPCIQIIEQSRKKSTGGAHV from the exons ATGTATACCAGTCATGAAGATATTGGGTATGATTTTGAAGATGACCCCAAGGATAAGAAGACACTTAAACCGCACCCAAATATCGATGGCGGATGGGCCTGGATGATGGtcctctcctccttctttgtGCACATCCTCATCATGGGCTCCCAGATGGCCCTGGGGGTCCTCAATGTGGAATGGCTTGAGGAATTCCACCAGAGCCGCGGCCTGACCGCGTGGGTCAGCTCCCTCAGCATGGGCATCACCTTGATCGTGG GGCCTTTCATCGGTTTGTTCATTAACACCTGTGGCTGCCGCCTGACCGCCATCATCGGGGGGCTCGTGAACTCGCTCGGCTGGGTGTTGAGTGCCTATGCTGCGAACGTTCATTACCTCTTTATTACCTTCGGAGTGACAGCTG GCTTTGGGAGCGGGATGGCCTACCTGCCGGCCGTGGTCATGGTGGGCAGGTACTTTCAGAAGAGGCGTGCCCTTGCGCAGGGCCTCAGCACCACTGGCACGGGCTTTGGCACCTTCCTCATGACGGTCTTGCTGAAGTACCTGTGTGCGGAGTATGGCTGGCGGAACGCAATGTTCATCCAAGGCGCTGTCTCCTTAAACCTGTGTGTTTGTGGAGCGCTCATGAGGCCCCTGTCTCCTGAGAAGGATGGAAAGGACCCAGCAGGGCGAGATCCACAAGTCCTCGCTGCTCACTCCACTGAATCTGTCACAACAGGTGGACAGCGGGGCGGGGTGAATGAGAAGGAGGGCAACCCCGGGCCCCAGGAGACCCTCGGTGAGCTTGCAGACCAGGTGTGCCAAGAGGAGGCGGGACACAGGAAGAACATGTGCGCCTTTCGGGTGCTGAAGACGGTGAGCCAGCTGACCATGAGGGTGCGGAAGGGCTTCCAGGATTGGTACTCCGGCTATTTTGGGGCAGCCTCGCTCTTCACTAACAGAGTGTTTGTAGCCTTTattttctgggctttgtttgcaTACAGTAGCTTTGTCATCCCTTTCATTCACCTCCCAGAGATAGTCAATTTGTATAATTTATCCGAGCAAAACGATGTTTTCCCTCTGACTTCAATTATAGCAATAGTTCATATCTTTGGGAAAGTGATCCTGGGCATTGTGGCAGACTCGCCTTGCATCAGCGTCTGGAACGTCTTTCTGATGGCCAACTTCACCCTCGTGCTCAGTATTTTCATCCTGCCCCTGATGCACACGTACGCGGGCCTGGCGGTGGTCTGCGCGCTGATAGGCTTTTCCAGCGGCTACTTCTCCCTAATGCCAGTAGTGACTGAAGACTTGGTGGGGATTGAGCACCTCGCCAATGCCTACGGCATCATCATCTGTGCCAACGGCATCTCTGCGTTGCTGGGACCACCATTTGCAG gtTGGATCTATGACATCacacaaaaatatgatttttccTTCTATATATGTGGTTTACTTTACCTGGTAGGAATATTCTTTTTACTCATTCAACCGTGTATTCAAATTATAGAACAATCCAGGAAAAAGTCCACGGGAGGTGCACATGTGTAG
- the SLC16A14 gene encoding monocarboxylate transporter 14 isoform X2, whose amino-acid sequence MTVARWPFIGLFINTCGCRLTAIIGGLVNSLGWVLSAYAANVHYLFITFGVTAGFGSGMAYLPAVVMVGRYFQKRRALAQGLSTTGTGFGTFLMTVLLKYLCAEYGWRNAMFIQGAVSLNLCVCGALMRPLSPEKDGKDPAGRDPQVLAAHSTESVTTGGQRGGVNEKEGNPGPQETLGELADQVCQEEAGHRKNMCAFRVLKTVSQLTMRVRKGFQDWYSGYFGAASLFTNRVFVAFIFWALFAYSSFVIPFIHLPEIVNLYNLSEQNDVFPLTSIIAIVHIFGKVILGIVADSPCISVWNVFLMANFTLVLSIFILPLMHTYAGLAVVCALIGFSSGYFSLMPVVTEDLVGIEHLANAYGIIICANGISALLGPPFAGWIYDITQKYDFSFYICGLLYLVGIFFLLIQPCIQIIEQSRKKSTGGAHV is encoded by the exons ATGACAGTTGCCCGCT GGCCTTTCATCGGTTTGTTCATTAACACCTGTGGCTGCCGCCTGACCGCCATCATCGGGGGGCTCGTGAACTCGCTCGGCTGGGTGTTGAGTGCCTATGCTGCGAACGTTCATTACCTCTTTATTACCTTCGGAGTGACAGCTG GCTTTGGGAGCGGGATGGCCTACCTGCCGGCCGTGGTCATGGTGGGCAGGTACTTTCAGAAGAGGCGTGCCCTTGCGCAGGGCCTCAGCACCACTGGCACGGGCTTTGGCACCTTCCTCATGACGGTCTTGCTGAAGTACCTGTGTGCGGAGTATGGCTGGCGGAACGCAATGTTCATCCAAGGCGCTGTCTCCTTAAACCTGTGTGTTTGTGGAGCGCTCATGAGGCCCCTGTCTCCTGAGAAGGATGGAAAGGACCCAGCAGGGCGAGATCCACAAGTCCTCGCTGCTCACTCCACTGAATCTGTCACAACAGGTGGACAGCGGGGCGGGGTGAATGAGAAGGAGGGCAACCCCGGGCCCCAGGAGACCCTCGGTGAGCTTGCAGACCAGGTGTGCCAAGAGGAGGCGGGACACAGGAAGAACATGTGCGCCTTTCGGGTGCTGAAGACGGTGAGCCAGCTGACCATGAGGGTGCGGAAGGGCTTCCAGGATTGGTACTCCGGCTATTTTGGGGCAGCCTCGCTCTTCACTAACAGAGTGTTTGTAGCCTTTattttctgggctttgtttgcaTACAGTAGCTTTGTCATCCCTTTCATTCACCTCCCAGAGATAGTCAATTTGTATAATTTATCCGAGCAAAACGATGTTTTCCCTCTGACTTCAATTATAGCAATAGTTCATATCTTTGGGAAAGTGATCCTGGGCATTGTGGCAGACTCGCCTTGCATCAGCGTCTGGAACGTCTTTCTGATGGCCAACTTCACCCTCGTGCTCAGTATTTTCATCCTGCCCCTGATGCACACGTACGCGGGCCTGGCGGTGGTCTGCGCGCTGATAGGCTTTTCCAGCGGCTACTTCTCCCTAATGCCAGTAGTGACTGAAGACTTGGTGGGGATTGAGCACCTCGCCAATGCCTACGGCATCATCATCTGTGCCAACGGCATCTCTGCGTTGCTGGGACCACCATTTGCAG gtTGGATCTATGACATCacacaaaaatatgatttttccTTCTATATATGTGGTTTACTTTACCTGGTAGGAATATTCTTTTTACTCATTCAACCGTGTATTCAAATTATAGAACAATCCAGGAAAAAGTCCACGGGAGGTGCACATGTGTAG